Proteins from one Scleropages formosus chromosome 14, fSclFor1.1, whole genome shotgun sequence genomic window:
- the sonb gene encoding protein SON isoform X1 has translation MLGFRRTAPLAPQCHGDQHRADFPGFCHEQNKGDRRRRVTGEGRSNGGVPTPPAKTGPGQEVAAAMECHGDAEETMESAGKPRLEDAGALENAATAEATPGKEGSETPRKKNKKHKRHKSKKKKKKRKEEKESSSESGMESGGEAPVRVKTQGQSSKERAAEGEEGAAAQEPAGNVPAAGQPMEEGDGKTKKHKRHMAKKKKKKKKKEEEKQEKKSPSRSRSESTSASGSESDSELRPPSKLPPASFPVVALGKDRESTSPAVPSQELQKRMSPMTSGQDVEPVKGNSVCAQGSGEGFTAKSGETCLAATEEKGKVTSSMPLEVASEPNDDQGNFSTKQDLPDIIPKLENTHKEEPPAKADDDMPADGKGNQEAGHEMKRQSYSASRSKSRSRSPSKLTSTVPLRAPLQKSHSRSQSQKRSTDKQGSRKARSLSKRRSRSTSKRRSSPRKKRSRSRSGRRRSRSPSLKRSGRKSRSLSTRRRRRSDSRSRTRNRRSRSRSRRRTRSRSIVRRRRSRSRSLSRRRRSRSRSKRSRSRRRTQRSRSARRGRRSRSRSRRRRSVSRSRRSRSRSVRRTRRTRSRSIVILRRSRSRSLLRRNRRSRSRSLRRRSRSIKRHRSKSRSLRRSRRSRSRSPARRRRSKTSSPRRSRRSKSHSPIRHHRSRSDSHKGGRKQSQSPKKNRHSKSRSPTRIKSKSRSVSRDVQSCEKSLVPPQEKGASKSGTPAREWCDADLPLAEVQEKDQSPEQPGQDDGPSGDVGPQMLNVEECTMIEETPTESRVDGDGADGTVLASVGAWRPVPFLEDSGVSSEADPVAEGVNNSPSAEEATVRELPEECKSPKTKQIEKCFTPEMPLTAQDLHSDSPSQAISKPRVPESTEHVENAPEDMEHLTEFRSGSISPQSQRPCESICVEPEESDVASCEALKLEPRVTCPSGRRRTRSRSADQDCSEIDRKSERSRSHSVSKEGQTPTGKLDSESRSPSISKKESLSNQARLSASPGARKRSTSMSPSRRKKSKSKSPARGKHSRSSSSSQRRRSQSKSASRKKKSKSKSPSRKKKSRSRSRSRKRKSKSPARRRRSRSKSTTKRRKSRSKSTSRSTKRKRSKSRSPVRKKRSKSRSPRRSKRSKSRSPARRKRSKSAEKSKRSKSRSPTRKRRSRSRSANRARRSRSRRSRSLSRRRRGGFRSRSFDRRDRWRREPSHSPILILRKKRSASRTRRSASKTPPRLTELDKDQLLEIAKANAAAMCAKAGMPIPESLRPKAILQLPLPTPVPSPLNLPLPLPMNLPMGMPMGMPNISMNAAMATMTAATMTAALTNMGALGSMPAMPALPSITNKPPPTAMPNTANIEEVKRKVTQKANSISIKELTEKCKMIAESKEEMAVAQPHVSDDEEEEKPFGGGALRENKGISFSLSNPSAKPATRTEAAFAKEFPVSSGSQHRRKENEGAYGEWVPVDRKMDKDKAAASSSAGAVAEEEGKQSDSVFPDAPLQPVDITLAVSERAVAQKRLAENPFDVNAICMLSRAQEQVDAWAQSNSIPGLFTGSTGAQVLSSEELSSSGPQAWVKKDQFLKAAPVSGGVGEFLMRKMGWRAGEGLGKYREGTVEPIVIDFKTDRKGLVAEGEKMQKSGSLVVMKDLLGKHPVSALMEICNKKKWAPPEFVMVHHSGPDHRKNFLFKVVVNGTDYQPQTASPNKKHAKAMAATVALQAMGEVSGDSLHSGPVFTAATSTD, from the exons ATGCTGGGATTCCGGAGGACCGCGCCACTCGCCCCCCAGTGTCATGGCGACCAACATCGAGCAGATTTTCCGGGATTTTGTCATGAACAAAATAAGGGAGATAGAAGACGAAG AGTGACCGGCGAAGGACGTTCAAACGGCGGCGTCCCTACTCCTCCGGCCAAGACGGGGCCTGGGCAAGAGGTTGCCGCAGCGATGGAGTGCCACGGAGACGCGGAGGAGACGATGGAGAGTGCCGGAAAGCCACGGCTAG AGGATGCCGGAGCCTTGGAGAACGCAGCAACTGCTGAAGCCACCCCTGGCAAGGAGGGCAGCGAGACGCCGCGcaagaagaacaaaaagcaCAAGCGGCACaaaagcaagaagaagaagaagaagcgcaaagaagaaaaggagagcAGCTCCGAGTCAGGGATGGAGTCTGGCGGAGAGGCGCCGGTCCG GGTGAAGACCCAGGGCCAGTCGAGCAAGGAACGCGCAGCAGAAGGAGAGGAAGGTGCCGCTGCTCAGGAACCAGCTGGGAACGTGCCAGCAG CAGGTCAACCCATGGAAGAGGGTGATGGAAAAACTAAAAAGCATAAGCGACACATGgctaagaaaaagaaaaagaagaagaagaaagaggaggagaagcaggagaaaAAATCTCCTTCTCGCTCCAGGTCGGAGAGCACTTCTGCTTCTGGGTCGGAATCGGATTCAGAGCTGAGGCCACCCTCCAAACTGCCACCCGCTTCTTTCCCTGTTGTCGCCCTGGGAAAGGACCGAGAGAGCACTTCACCCGCAGTCCCTTCACAGGAGCTTCAGAAAAGAATGTCGCCTATGACCTCAGGGCAGGACGTGGAGCCTGTGAAGGGCAACTCTGTCTGTGCTCAAGGCTCGGGGGAAGGTTTCACTGCCAAGAGTGGAGAGACATGCCTTGCAGCCACTGAAGAGAAGGGGAAGGTAACTTCCAGCATGCCGCTGGAGGTGGCATCTGAGCCAAATGATGATCAGGGGAATTTTTCCACAAAGCAGGATTTGCCTGATATCATCCCCAAGCTTGAGAACACGCACAAGGAGGAGCCTCCTGCCAAGGCAGACGATGACATGCCAGCAGATGGAAAAGGGAATCAAGAAGCAGGGCATGAAATGAAGCGACAAAGTTACTCGGCGTCGCGATCCAAATCGAGGTCGCGGTCACCATCGAAGTTAACGAGCACGGTGCCACTCCGCGCTCCTTTGCAAAAGAGTCATAGCCGTTCCCAGAGTCAGAAGCGAAGCACTGACAAACAGGGCTCTCGCAAAGCTCGCTCCTTGTCCAAGAGGAGGTCTAGATCGACTTCCAAGAGAAGAAGTAGTCCTAGGAAGAAGAGGTCTAGGTCTCGTTCTGGTAGACGCAGGTCTAGATCTCCTTCCCTTAAACGCTCAGGGCGCAAGTCCAGGTCTTTGTCTACTAGGAGGCGAAGACGTTCAGATTCCAGGTCTCGAACAAGGAATCGAAGGTCCAGGTCAAGATCTCGACGCCGCACGAGATCGAGGTCTATTGTACGGCGGCGAAGGTCTCGTTCTCGATCGCTGTCGAGGCGCAGGCGGTCACGGTCCAGGTCAAAGAGATCTCGATCACGTCGACGCACCCAACGGTCTCGATCGGCAAGGAGGGGCAGGCGATCCCGGTCTCGATCGCGCCGACGGAGGTCAGTGTCACGGTCAAGAAGATCAAGGTCCCGGTCTGTGAGGCGGACCAGGCGAACTCGGTCCAGATCCATTGTAATCCTAAGGCGCTCTAGGTCTCGGTCCTTACTGAGGAGAAACAGACGATCTAGGTCCAGGTCGCTGAGACGAAGATCAAGGTCTATTAAAAGGCATCGGTCTAAATCTCGTTCGCTACGGAGGTCCAGGCGTTCTAGGTCCAGATCGCCAGCAAGGCGCAGGAGATCTAAAACCTCATCACCTCGCCGTAGTCGGCGGTCAAAGTCCCACTCTCCCATCAGACATCATCGGTCAAGATCTGATTCTCACAAAGGGGGTCGAAAACAGTCCCAGTCTCCCAAAAAGAACAGGCATTCAAAATCTAGGTCTCCCACTAGGATTAAGTCCAAATCTAGATCTGTGTCGAGAGATGTGCAATCATGTGAGAAGAGCCTCGTCCCCCCACAAGAAAAGGGTGCCTCAAAATCGGGGACCCCTGCCAGAGAATGGTGTGACGCTGACCTTCCCCTTGCTGAAGTGCAGGAAAAAGATCAGAGTCCTGAGCAACCTGGACAGGATGATGGACCTTCTGGGGACGTGGGTCCTCAAATGCTCAACGTGGAGGAATGCACTATGATAGAGGAAACTCCAACAGAATCTCGTGTGGATGGAGACGGCGCTGATGGTACAGTCCTGGCTTCTGTTGGAGCGTGGAGACCAGTCCCCTTCCTGGAGGACAGTGGTGTTAGTTCCGAAGCAGACCCTGTGGCAGAAGGGGTGAACAATTCCCCCTCTGCTGAAGAAGCTACAGTTAGAGAACTGCCAGAAGAATGTAAATCCCCAAAGACTAAACAGATTGAGAAGTGCTTTACTCCTGAGATGCCTTTGACCGCACAGGACTTGCATTCCGACAGTCCTTCACAAGCCATCTCCAAACCACGTGTCCCCGAGAGCACTGAGCACGTAGAAAATGCTCCCGAGGATATGGAACATCTAACTGAGTTTAGGTCTGGCTCCATTTCACCTCAGTCCCAAAGGCCGTGTGAATCAATCTGTGTGGAACCAGAAGAGTCGGATGTGGCTTCATGTGAGGCCCTAAAACTCGAACCACGCGTAACGTGTCCCAGCGGGCGAAGAAGGACGAGGTCAAGATCTGCTGACCAAGACTGCTCAGAAATAGATAGAAAATCAGAGCGTTCACGATCACACTCAGTGTCAAAAGAGGGTCAGACACCCACTGGAAAACTGGATTCAGAATCCAGGTCCCCATCAATAAGTAAGAAGGAAAGTTTATCAAACCAAGCACGGTTATCAGCATCTCCGGGTGCAAGGAAACGCTCAACGTCAATGTCTCCTTCAAGGAGGAAGAAATCGAAGTCCAAGTCTCCAGCTCGAGGAAAGCACTCAAGGTCCAGCTCGTCGTCACAACGAAGGCGTTCGCAGTCAAAATCTGCCAGTCGCAAGAAAAAGTCCAAATCCAAGTCTCCTAGTaggaagaaaaaatcaaggtcACGATCCCGCAGTCGAAAGAGGAAATCTAAATCTCCGGCAAGGAGAAGACGATCGAGGTCCAAGTCAAcaacaaagagaagaaaatctCGGTCAAAGTCTACGTCCAGGTCCACCAAAAGAAAGCGGTCCAAGTCCCGATCGCCTGTCAGAAAGAAGCGTTCAAAGTCTCGGTCACCAAGGAGGAGCAAACGCTCCAAGTCCCGGTCGCCAGCTCGGCGGAAGAGGTCAAAATCAGCCGAGAAAAGCAAGCGCTCAAAATCTCGCTCCCCTACCAGGAAGAGGCGGTCCCGGTCCCGCTCTGCAAACCGTGCTCGGCGGTCACGGTCCAGGAGGTCTCGCTCCTTGTCCCGTCGAAGGAGAGGCGGTTTTCGCAGTCGCTCCTTCGATCGAAGGGACAGATGGAGGCGGGAGCCAAGCCACTCGCCAATTCTCATCCTGCGCAAGAAGAGATCCGCTTCGCGCACCCGCCGCAGCGCAAGCAAGACTCCACCCCGCCTCACGGAGCTCG ACAAAGACCAGCTTTTGGAGATTGCGAAGGCCAACGCAGCTGCCATGTGTGCCAAGGCCGGGATGCCCATTCCCGAGAGCCTGAGGCCGAAAGCAATCCTCCAGCTGCCCCTGCCAACCccagtcccctcccccctcaacCTTCCCCTGCCGCTGCCCATGAACCTCCCAATGGGAATGCCCATGGGCATGCCCAACATCAGCATGAACGCAGCCATGGCCACCATGACGGCGGCCACCATGACTGCCGCCCTGACCAACATGGGTGCTCTTGGCAGCATGCCTGCCATGCCTGCACTGCCTAGCATCACCAACAAGCCTCCCCCCACGGCCATGCCCAACACTGCCAACATCGAGGAGGTCAAGAGGAAGGTGACGCAGAAAGCTAACAGCATTAGCATCAAGGAGCTGACAGAG AAGTGCAAAATGATCGCGGAGAGCAAGGAAGAGATGGCCGTGGCGCAGCCTCACGTGTCcgacgacgaggaggaggagaagccgTTTGGTGGAGGGGCCCTGCGGGAGAACAAGGGCATCTCCTTCAGTCTCAGT AACCCCTCAGCAAAACCAGCCACCAGGACCGAGGCAGCCTTCGCCAAGGAGTTCCCCGTGTCATCGGGTTCGCAGCACCGCAGGAAGGAGAACGAGGGCGCTTACGGCGAGTGGGTGCCTGTGGACAGGAAGATGGACAAGGACAAGGCAGCCGCTTCGTCGAGCGCGGGGGCCGTAGCGGAGGAAGAGGGCAAGCAGAGCGACAGTGTCTTCCCCGACGCACCGCTGCAG CCTGTGGACATCACGCTGGCCGTGAGCGAGAGGGCGGTGGCGCAGAAGCGGCTGGCCGAGAACCCCTTTGACGTCAACGCCATTTGCATGCTGAGTCGGGCGCAGGAGCAG GTGGACGCCTGGGCCCAGTCCAACTCCATCCCCGGTCTGTTCACGGGATCCACAGGCGCCCAGGTGCTGTCTTCAGAGGAGCTGTCCAGCAGCGGCCCGCAAGCCTGGGTGAAGAAG GACCAGTTCCTGAAGGCCGCACCCGTGTCCGGCGGTGTGGGCGAGTTCCTCATGAGGAAGATGGGGTGGCGTGCAGGCGAGGGGCTGGGCAAGTACCGAGAGGGGACCGTGGAGCCCATTGTCATCGACTTCAAGACGGACCGCAAAG GGCTCGTGGCCGAGGGTGAGAAGATGCAGAAATCTGGCAGTCTGGTGGTGATGAAGGACCTCCTCG GGAAACACCCCGTCTCCGCTCTCATGGAGATCTGCAACAAGAAGAAATGGGCGCCTCCCGAGTTTGTCATGGTGCACCACAGCGGGCCGGACCACCGCAAGAACTTCCTCTTCAAG GTGGTGGTGAACGGGACCGACTACCAGCCCCAGACCGCCAGTCCCAACAAGAAGCACGCCAAGGCGATGGCCGCCACCGTGGCTCTGCAGGCCATGGGCGAGGTGTCGGGGGACAGTCTGCACAGCGGTCCCGTCTTCACCGCAGCCACGTCCACCGACTGA
- the sonb gene encoding protein SON isoform X3 — translation MSACSSTQGLTADAELSGSPRRTVRSEVTGEGRSNGGVPTPPAKTGPGQEVAAAMECHGDAEETMESAGKPRLEDAGALENAATAEATPGKEGSETPRKKNKKHKRHKSKKKKKKRKEEKESSSESGMESGGEAPVRVKTQGQSSKERAAEGEEGAAAQEPAGNVPAAGQPMEEGDGKTKKHKRHMAKKKKKKKKKEEEKQEKKSPSRSRSESTSASGSESDSELRPPSKLPPASFPVVALGKDRESTSPAVPSQELQKRMSPMTSGQDVEPVKGNSVCAQGSGEGFTAKSGETCLAATEEKGKVTSSMPLEVASEPNDDQGNFSTKQDLPDIIPKLENTHKEEPPAKADDDMPADGKGNQEAGHEMKRQSYSASRSKSRSRSPSKLTSTVPLRAPLQKSHSRSQSQKRSTDKQGSRKARSLSKRRSRSTSKRRSSPRKKRSRSRSGRRRSRSPSLKRSGRKSRSLSTRRRRRSDSRSRTRNRRSRSRSRRRTRSRSIVRRRRSRSRSLSRRRRSRSRSKRSRSRRRTQRSRSARRGRRSRSRSRRRRSVSRSRRSRSRSVRRTRRTRSRSIVILRRSRSRSLLRRNRRSRSRSLRRRSRSIKRHRSKSRSLRRSRRSRSRSPARRRRSKTSSPRRSRRSKSHSPIRHHRSRSDSHKGGRKQSQSPKKNRHSKSRSPTRIKSKSRSVSRDVQSCEKSLVPPQEKGASKSGTPAREWCDADLPLAEVQEKDQSPEQPGQDDGPSGDVGPQMLNVEECTMIEETPTESRVDGDGADGTVLASVGAWRPVPFLEDSGVSSEADPVAEGVNNSPSAEEATVRELPEECKSPKTKQIEKCFTPEMPLTAQDLHSDSPSQAISKPRVPESTEHVENAPEDMEHLTEFRSGSISPQSQRPCESICVEPEESDVASCEALKLEPRVTCPSGRRRTRSRSADQDCSEIDRKSERSRSHSVSKEGQTPTGKLDSESRSPSISKKESLSNQARLSASPGARKRSTSMSPSRRKKSKSKSPARGKHSRSSSSSQRRRSQSKSASRKKKSKSKSPSRKKKSRSRSRSRKRKSKSPARRRRSRSKSTTKRRKSRSKSTSRSTKRKRSKSRSPVRKKRSKSRSPRRSKRSKSRSPARRKRSKSAEKSKRSKSRSPTRKRRSRSRSANRARRSRSRRSRSLSRRRRGGFRSRSFDRRDRWRREPSHSPILILRKKRSASRTRRSASKTPPRLTELDKDQLLEIAKANAAAMCAKAGMPIPESLRPKAILQLPLPTPVPSPLNLPLPLPMNLPMGMPMGMPNISMNAAMATMTAATMTAALTNMGALGSMPAMPALPSITNKPPPTAMPNTANIEEVKRKVTQKANSISIKELTEKCKMIAESKEEMAVAQPHVSDDEEEEKPFGGGALRENKGISFSLSNPSAKPATRTEAAFAKEFPVSSGSQHRRKENEGAYGEWVPVDRKMDKDKAAASSSAGAVAEEEGKQSDSVFPDAPLQPVDITLAVSERAVAQKRLAENPFDVNAICMLSRAQEQVDAWAQSNSIPGLFTGSTGAQVLSSEELSSSGPQAWVKKDQFLKAAPVSGGVGEFLMRKMGWRAGEGLGKYREGTVEPIVIDFKTDRKGLVAEGEKMQKSGSLVVMKDLLGKHPVSALMEICNKKKWAPPEFVMVHHSGPDHRKNFLFKVVVNGTDYQPQTASPNKKHAKAMAATVALQAMGEVSGDSLHSGPVFTAATSTD, via the exons ATGAGCGCGTGCTCGTCGACGCAGGGACTCACGGCGGACGCGGAGCTGAGCGGGTCGCCGCGGAGGACCGTGAGGTCTGA AGTGACCGGCGAAGGACGTTCAAACGGCGGCGTCCCTACTCCTCCGGCCAAGACGGGGCCTGGGCAAGAGGTTGCCGCAGCGATGGAGTGCCACGGAGACGCGGAGGAGACGATGGAGAGTGCCGGAAAGCCACGGCTAG AGGATGCCGGAGCCTTGGAGAACGCAGCAACTGCTGAAGCCACCCCTGGCAAGGAGGGCAGCGAGACGCCGCGcaagaagaacaaaaagcaCAAGCGGCACaaaagcaagaagaagaagaagaagcgcaaagaagaaaaggagagcAGCTCCGAGTCAGGGATGGAGTCTGGCGGAGAGGCGCCGGTCCG GGTGAAGACCCAGGGCCAGTCGAGCAAGGAACGCGCAGCAGAAGGAGAGGAAGGTGCCGCTGCTCAGGAACCAGCTGGGAACGTGCCAGCAG CAGGTCAACCCATGGAAGAGGGTGATGGAAAAACTAAAAAGCATAAGCGACACATGgctaagaaaaagaaaaagaagaagaagaaagaggaggagaagcaggagaaaAAATCTCCTTCTCGCTCCAGGTCGGAGAGCACTTCTGCTTCTGGGTCGGAATCGGATTCAGAGCTGAGGCCACCCTCCAAACTGCCACCCGCTTCTTTCCCTGTTGTCGCCCTGGGAAAGGACCGAGAGAGCACTTCACCCGCAGTCCCTTCACAGGAGCTTCAGAAAAGAATGTCGCCTATGACCTCAGGGCAGGACGTGGAGCCTGTGAAGGGCAACTCTGTCTGTGCTCAAGGCTCGGGGGAAGGTTTCACTGCCAAGAGTGGAGAGACATGCCTTGCAGCCACTGAAGAGAAGGGGAAGGTAACTTCCAGCATGCCGCTGGAGGTGGCATCTGAGCCAAATGATGATCAGGGGAATTTTTCCACAAAGCAGGATTTGCCTGATATCATCCCCAAGCTTGAGAACACGCACAAGGAGGAGCCTCCTGCCAAGGCAGACGATGACATGCCAGCAGATGGAAAAGGGAATCAAGAAGCAGGGCATGAAATGAAGCGACAAAGTTACTCGGCGTCGCGATCCAAATCGAGGTCGCGGTCACCATCGAAGTTAACGAGCACGGTGCCACTCCGCGCTCCTTTGCAAAAGAGTCATAGCCGTTCCCAGAGTCAGAAGCGAAGCACTGACAAACAGGGCTCTCGCAAAGCTCGCTCCTTGTCCAAGAGGAGGTCTAGATCGACTTCCAAGAGAAGAAGTAGTCCTAGGAAGAAGAGGTCTAGGTCTCGTTCTGGTAGACGCAGGTCTAGATCTCCTTCCCTTAAACGCTCAGGGCGCAAGTCCAGGTCTTTGTCTACTAGGAGGCGAAGACGTTCAGATTCCAGGTCTCGAACAAGGAATCGAAGGTCCAGGTCAAGATCTCGACGCCGCACGAGATCGAGGTCTATTGTACGGCGGCGAAGGTCTCGTTCTCGATCGCTGTCGAGGCGCAGGCGGTCACGGTCCAGGTCAAAGAGATCTCGATCACGTCGACGCACCCAACGGTCTCGATCGGCAAGGAGGGGCAGGCGATCCCGGTCTCGATCGCGCCGACGGAGGTCAGTGTCACGGTCAAGAAGATCAAGGTCCCGGTCTGTGAGGCGGACCAGGCGAACTCGGTCCAGATCCATTGTAATCCTAAGGCGCTCTAGGTCTCGGTCCTTACTGAGGAGAAACAGACGATCTAGGTCCAGGTCGCTGAGACGAAGATCAAGGTCTATTAAAAGGCATCGGTCTAAATCTCGTTCGCTACGGAGGTCCAGGCGTTCTAGGTCCAGATCGCCAGCAAGGCGCAGGAGATCTAAAACCTCATCACCTCGCCGTAGTCGGCGGTCAAAGTCCCACTCTCCCATCAGACATCATCGGTCAAGATCTGATTCTCACAAAGGGGGTCGAAAACAGTCCCAGTCTCCCAAAAAGAACAGGCATTCAAAATCTAGGTCTCCCACTAGGATTAAGTCCAAATCTAGATCTGTGTCGAGAGATGTGCAATCATGTGAGAAGAGCCTCGTCCCCCCACAAGAAAAGGGTGCCTCAAAATCGGGGACCCCTGCCAGAGAATGGTGTGACGCTGACCTTCCCCTTGCTGAAGTGCAGGAAAAAGATCAGAGTCCTGAGCAACCTGGACAGGATGATGGACCTTCTGGGGACGTGGGTCCTCAAATGCTCAACGTGGAGGAATGCACTATGATAGAGGAAACTCCAACAGAATCTCGTGTGGATGGAGACGGCGCTGATGGTACAGTCCTGGCTTCTGTTGGAGCGTGGAGACCAGTCCCCTTCCTGGAGGACAGTGGTGTTAGTTCCGAAGCAGACCCTGTGGCAGAAGGGGTGAACAATTCCCCCTCTGCTGAAGAAGCTACAGTTAGAGAACTGCCAGAAGAATGTAAATCCCCAAAGACTAAACAGATTGAGAAGTGCTTTACTCCTGAGATGCCTTTGACCGCACAGGACTTGCATTCCGACAGTCCTTCACAAGCCATCTCCAAACCACGTGTCCCCGAGAGCACTGAGCACGTAGAAAATGCTCCCGAGGATATGGAACATCTAACTGAGTTTAGGTCTGGCTCCATTTCACCTCAGTCCCAAAGGCCGTGTGAATCAATCTGTGTGGAACCAGAAGAGTCGGATGTGGCTTCATGTGAGGCCCTAAAACTCGAACCACGCGTAACGTGTCCCAGCGGGCGAAGAAGGACGAGGTCAAGATCTGCTGACCAAGACTGCTCAGAAATAGATAGAAAATCAGAGCGTTCACGATCACACTCAGTGTCAAAAGAGGGTCAGACACCCACTGGAAAACTGGATTCAGAATCCAGGTCCCCATCAATAAGTAAGAAGGAAAGTTTATCAAACCAAGCACGGTTATCAGCATCTCCGGGTGCAAGGAAACGCTCAACGTCAATGTCTCCTTCAAGGAGGAAGAAATCGAAGTCCAAGTCTCCAGCTCGAGGAAAGCACTCAAGGTCCAGCTCGTCGTCACAACGAAGGCGTTCGCAGTCAAAATCTGCCAGTCGCAAGAAAAAGTCCAAATCCAAGTCTCCTAGTaggaagaaaaaatcaaggtcACGATCCCGCAGTCGAAAGAGGAAATCTAAATCTCCGGCAAGGAGAAGACGATCGAGGTCCAAGTCAAcaacaaagagaagaaaatctCGGTCAAAGTCTACGTCCAGGTCCACCAAAAGAAAGCGGTCCAAGTCCCGATCGCCTGTCAGAAAGAAGCGTTCAAAGTCTCGGTCACCAAGGAGGAGCAAACGCTCCAAGTCCCGGTCGCCAGCTCGGCGGAAGAGGTCAAAATCAGCCGAGAAAAGCAAGCGCTCAAAATCTCGCTCCCCTACCAGGAAGAGGCGGTCCCGGTCCCGCTCTGCAAACCGTGCTCGGCGGTCACGGTCCAGGAGGTCTCGCTCCTTGTCCCGTCGAAGGAGAGGCGGTTTTCGCAGTCGCTCCTTCGATCGAAGGGACAGATGGAGGCGGGAGCCAAGCCACTCGCCAATTCTCATCCTGCGCAAGAAGAGATCCGCTTCGCGCACCCGCCGCAGCGCAAGCAAGACTCCACCCCGCCTCACGGAGCTCG ACAAAGACCAGCTTTTGGAGATTGCGAAGGCCAACGCAGCTGCCATGTGTGCCAAGGCCGGGATGCCCATTCCCGAGAGCCTGAGGCCGAAAGCAATCCTCCAGCTGCCCCTGCCAACCccagtcccctcccccctcaacCTTCCCCTGCCGCTGCCCATGAACCTCCCAATGGGAATGCCCATGGGCATGCCCAACATCAGCATGAACGCAGCCATGGCCACCATGACGGCGGCCACCATGACTGCCGCCCTGACCAACATGGGTGCTCTTGGCAGCATGCCTGCCATGCCTGCACTGCCTAGCATCACCAACAAGCCTCCCCCCACGGCCATGCCCAACACTGCCAACATCGAGGAGGTCAAGAGGAAGGTGACGCAGAAAGCTAACAGCATTAGCATCAAGGAGCTGACAGAG AAGTGCAAAATGATCGCGGAGAGCAAGGAAGAGATGGCCGTGGCGCAGCCTCACGTGTCcgacgacgaggaggaggagaagccgTTTGGTGGAGGGGCCCTGCGGGAGAACAAGGGCATCTCCTTCAGTCTCAGT AACCCCTCAGCAAAACCAGCCACCAGGACCGAGGCAGCCTTCGCCAAGGAGTTCCCCGTGTCATCGGGTTCGCAGCACCGCAGGAAGGAGAACGAGGGCGCTTACGGCGAGTGGGTGCCTGTGGACAGGAAGATGGACAAGGACAAGGCAGCCGCTTCGTCGAGCGCGGGGGCCGTAGCGGAGGAAGAGGGCAAGCAGAGCGACAGTGTCTTCCCCGACGCACCGCTGCAG CCTGTGGACATCACGCTGGCCGTGAGCGAGAGGGCGGTGGCGCAGAAGCGGCTGGCCGAGAACCCCTTTGACGTCAACGCCATTTGCATGCTGAGTCGGGCGCAGGAGCAG GTGGACGCCTGGGCCCAGTCCAACTCCATCCCCGGTCTGTTCACGGGATCCACAGGCGCCCAGGTGCTGTCTTCAGAGGAGCTGTCCAGCAGCGGCCCGCAAGCCTGGGTGAAGAAG GACCAGTTCCTGAAGGCCGCACCCGTGTCCGGCGGTGTGGGCGAGTTCCTCATGAGGAAGATGGGGTGGCGTGCAGGCGAGGGGCTGGGCAAGTACCGAGAGGGGACCGTGGAGCCCATTGTCATCGACTTCAAGACGGACCGCAAAG GGCTCGTGGCCGAGGGTGAGAAGATGCAGAAATCTGGCAGTCTGGTGGTGATGAAGGACCTCCTCG GGAAACACCCCGTCTCCGCTCTCATGGAGATCTGCAACAAGAAGAAATGGGCGCCTCCCGAGTTTGTCATGGTGCACCACAGCGGGCCGGACCACCGCAAGAACTTCCTCTTCAAG GTGGTGGTGAACGGGACCGACTACCAGCCCCAGACCGCCAGTCCCAACAAGAAGCACGCCAAGGCGATGGCCGCCACCGTGGCTCTGCAGGCCATGGGCGAGGTGTCGGGGGACAGTCTGCACAGCGGTCCCGTCTTCACCGCAGCCACGTCCACCGACTGA